The following are encoded together in the Babylonia areolata isolate BAREFJ2019XMU chromosome 18, ASM4173473v1, whole genome shotgun sequence genome:
- the LOC143291884 gene encoding mitochondrial carrier homolog 2-like, with translation MSECTLATECTFASTLCQVLIGNYSVVIKTLCQAGFELKPAYPLLGLDYYVFYPNPVRLLLTLLRDNDTMVLFRAVGERLAAEMLWKAADSKVAQELMKVEVLKERVPFYWQHAVKLTLSKMAATVLAHPLRVIAVRKVLQLAGGGTAYNNPLSAALEIYSQEGWVGFFSGLAPSLVHVGLTCGLMAVAERYSGPSSLVSIVKVKVSVWSILITYVTYPLSTVTTVMMAAGSKLPLASTTTYPSWLHCFWDLARQMRLFRGAYTA, from the exons ATGTCGGAGTGCACACTGGCCACGGAATGCACTTTCGCCAGCACCCTTTGTCAGGTCCTCATCGGCAACTACAGCGTCGTCATCAAGACTCTTTGTCAGGCCGGGTTCGAACTCAAGCCCGCCTACCCGCTCCTGGGGCTGGATTACTACGTCTTCTACCCGAACCCTGTCCGTCTGCTGCTGACCCTGCTGCGGGACAACGACACGATGGTGCTGTTCAGGGCTGTGGGCGAGAGGCTGGCGGCGGAGATGCTGTGGAAGGCAGCGGACAGCAAGGTGGCCCAGGAGCTGATGAAGGTGGAGGTGCTGAAGGAGCGGGTCCCCTTCTACTGGCAGCACGCCGTCAAGCTGACCCTGTCCAAGATGGCGGCCACGGTGCTGGCGCACCCGCTGAGGGTCATCGCTGTCCGCAAGGTACTGCAGCTGGCCGGAGGGGGCACCGCCTACAACAACCCGCTGTCCGCGGCCCTGGAGATCTACTCTCAGGAAG GCTGGGTGGGGTTCTTCTCCGGCCTGGCCCCCAGCCTGGTCCACGTGGGGCTGACCTGCGGGCTGATGGCGGTGGCGGAGAGGTACAGCGGACCCTCCAGCCTGGTGTCCAtcgtcaaggtcaaggtcagcgtGTGGTCCATCCTCATCACCTACGTCACCTACCCGCTGTCCACCGTCACCACCGTCATGATGGCCGCGGGGTCCAAGCTTCCTctggcctccaccaccacctacccgTCCTGGCTCCACTGCTTCTGGGACCTGGCGCGTCAGATGAGGCTCTTCCGCGGGGCCTACACGGCCTGA